In one window of Alternaria dauci strain A2016 chromosome 7, whole genome shotgun sequence DNA:
- a CDS encoding 60S ribosomal protein uL15 produces the protein MPTRLTKTRKHRGHVSAGHGRVGKHRKHPGGRGMAGGQHHHRTNIDKYHPGYFGKIGMRYFHKQQNLFWKPVINLDKLWSLIPAEKRDEYLAKKGGNAPVLNLLDYGYSKLLGKGRLPEVPIVVRARYVSAEAEKKIKEAGGVVQLVA, from the exons GGTCACGTCTCCGCCGGTCACGGACGTGTCGG AAAGCACCGCAAGCATCCCGGTGGTCGTGGTATGGCCGGTGGTCAGCACCACCACCGAACCAACATCGACAAGTACCATCCCGGTTACTTCGGAAAGATTGGTATGAGGTACTTCCACAAGCAGCAGAACCTGTTCTGGAAGCCCGTCATCAACCTCGACAAGCTCTGGTCTCTCATCCCCGCTGAGAAGCGCGACGAGTACCTCGCCAAGAAGGGTGGCAACGCTCCCGTCCTCAACCTCCTCGACTACGGCTACTCCAAGCTCCTCGGAAAGGGCCGTCTCCCCGAGGTCCCCATTGTCGTTCGCGCCCGCTACGTCAGCGCcgaggcggagaagaagatcaaggagGCCGGCGGTGTCGTTCAGCTCGTCGCATAA